Genomic segment of Borreliella spielmanii:
TATGATGCGCAGCAATAGCATTAACAACAATTTCACTCTCTCCGCAACTTTGAGCAAGTTCAGCGCCAGTAATAGCATGTCCTTCGCTATTATCAGAAATACTTTCCATACCTTTCCCAATATCATGTAAAAGACATGCTCTTTTCACTACAATAGGGTCTAATTTCATCTCTTTAGCTAAAATTTCTCCTATTATAGCAGTTTCTTTAGAGTGACTTAAAACATTTTGTCCATAACTACTTCTAAAATAAAGCCTCCCCAACCCTCTAATAAGTCTCTTATCAAGTCCATGTATATTAAGATCAAAAACTACTTTCTCACCTTCTTCTTGAATAATGCTATTTATCTCGTTAGTAACGTTATATACAACTTCTTCAATCCTAGCAGGATGAATCCTGCCATCTGTAACAAGTCTTTCTAAAGTCCTCTTGGCAAGTTCTTTTCTTATTGGATCAAAGCAAGATATAACAACAGCTTCGGGAGTATCATCAATAATAATATCAGCCCCTATTAAAGTCTCAAGGGCCCTAATATTGCGCCCTTCTTTACCTATAATCCTCCCTTTCATCTCGTCATTGGGTAATTCAACAGAAGCTACTGTAAACTCTGAGCTTACCTCAGTAACAATACGCTGCATAGTAGATACTAAAATATCTTTTGCTACTTTATCCGCTAATAACTGAGCCTCCTGCTCACTTTTATTAATAATAACTTGAGCATCTCTTCTAGACTCATGCTCAACTTTCTCAATTACAATTTTTCTTGCGTCTTCTCTTGTAAGACCAGAAACATTCTCCAATCTTTTGACAAGATCGACCTCTTTTTCTCTTATTACTTTTTCTTTTTGTTCAAACTCTTTAATTTTAAAATCAACTCTAGACTGCTGTTTATCAAGAGCTGATATTCTCTTATCTAAGGTTTCTTCTCTTTGTAATAATCTTTTTTCCAGATTAGCAATCTCATTTTTCCTATCCCTTATATCCCTATCTTGCTGGTTTTTTTCTTTAAGCATTTGAGATTTTGTATTAGCAATAATTTGCCTTCTTTCATTTTCTATCTCTAATTGTGATTCTACCCTTATTTTTGTCAGTTTTTTTTCTAAATCTAATAAAGATAATCTACCTAAAAAAACTCTTACTAAAAATCCTAATATAAAGCCAGCAAAAATAGAAGAAAAAATAATATATATCATATCATTTAACTCCTATGCTGTTTAAAAGCAATTTAAACTTTGATCTTTAAAACAGTGTGCTCAAATTTATTAATTATTCAACTTTTAAAGGCTTTTCAACTAATTCTAGAATAGCCATTTCAGCCGCATCTCCATATCTTTTACCTAATTTAATTATCCGAGTATACCCACCACTTCTTTGTCTAAAAACAGGAGAAATTTTGGTAAACAGTTTATTTAAAATATATTTATCGTGTATAAATTTTGATAATTCTCGCCTATTATGTACAGTATCAACTTTTGCCTTTGTAATTACTCTTTCAGCAAATCTTCTAACTTCAAACAATTTTGCCTTAGTAGAAGAAATTTTTTCGTATTTTAAAAAAGAAATTACCATATTTTTTAAAAGTGCTCTCCTGTGACTAGATTTCCTACTTAATCTATTAAAACCTAATTTTGTTTTCATGAAACAACCTAAACTCTCCTTTTATTCAGATATTTTAACATTCTTACTTAATACAGATAAAGCATCCTCTTTAGACATTCCTAAAAACAATCGATAAGAACCAAGTTTTTCGATTATCTCTTCCAAACTTTTTTTACCAAAATTTCTAGCCTTAGAAAGCTCGTCTGCATTTTTACTAATAAGCTCCCCTAAAGTTTTAACATTTTCTTTGGCTAAACAATTTAAAGATCTAACTGATAAGTCCAATTTCTCAATACCCATATCAAGCAAGTTAGAATTTTCTGATTTTGACTTATCAACAGACGTATTAACACTATCTTCAAAATCTACAAGAGGAAATAAAAATTCTCTTACTATTAATGCAGCCTTTTTTATTGCGTCTTTAGCAGAAATCACACCTGTAGTCCAAATTTCCATTACAAGCTTATCATAATCTGATCTTTGACCAACTCTAGTATCTTCTACAGTATATGAAACTTTCTCTATAGGCGAAAATATGGAATCTAAAGCAATAACATTAACTTCTTCTAAATATTTGGAATTTTGCTCAGAAGACACATAACCTCTACCATAATTAATTTGAAATTCAAAATCTAAATTAGCATCATGTGATAAAGTAGCTATAACTAAATCTTTATTAAAAACCTCAACTCCATCCATTTCAAAATGAGAAGCTTTTAAAACATTAGTATCCTTACCGCTAACACTGAAACTTATTATCTTTCTTTGCTCTCCCTCTCTAAGTTTCAAATGAATATTTTTAATATTAGCAATAACTTCAAGAGTATCTTCAGAAACTCCAGGAATCAAATCAAATTCACTTGAAACGACCTTTGACGAAGAGTCTTTATTGTTAGATTGAACTCTCATAGTAGTAATCGCATACCCTTCAATAGAAGAAAGTAACACACGCCTTAAAGTATTACCTATAGTAACCCCAAAACCTCTTTCAAAAGGATATATCGTAAATTTACCATAAGATCCATCATCTTGACTTTTCAAAAATTCAATTTTTTCAGGTATAGTGAAATCTTTCAAAAATTTTTCCACAGGCATTATAACTCCTTTTAACTAAACCCGTCTGGTTTTTTTCGGTCTGCATCCATTATGAGGGATAGGGGTAATATCTGAAATTGATTTTACAGTCATTCCAATCGAACCAATAGCTCTTATTGCGGATTCTCTACCAATACCTGGTCCTTTTATATACACATGAACATAATTAATTCCAAAATCTCTCACTTTATTTAAAGCAGATTCCGCTGTTATTTGAGCAGCATATGGGGTTGACTTTTTAGCCCCTTTAAAACCCATCCCACCAGCACTTGCCCAAGCTAAAGCATTTCCCTTTATATCAGATACAGTAACTATGGTATTATTAAAAGTAGCTTGTATATAAACGTTTCCTTCTCCTATATTTCTTTTAATTTTTTTTTTACTATTAGTTGATAATTTTGCGCTCAACTTATCCTCCAAATCTTAAAAACTATTTTACTTGCTAGCTATTTTCTTATTAGCTACAGTCTTTCTTTTTCCTTTTCTAGTTCTTGCATTTGTTTTGGTTCTTTGTCCTCTCAAAGGCAATCCTTTTCTATGTCTAACGCCCCTATAACACGCTATATCCATAAGTCTTTTAATAGACATAGCAACCTCACTTCTAAGTTTCCCTTCCACAACATAATCACTCTCAATTACCTTCCTAAGTCGATTAACCTCGTCATTATCCAGGTCTTTAGCAATTTTACTTGGAGAAATACTTGCTCTATTGCAAACTTCCAAAGCTCTTGTTCTACCTATACCATAAATAGAAGTAAGCGCTATTCTTAATTGTTTACTACTTGGTAAATCTATTCCCGATATTCTAGCCATCTTATTTCCTCTAATTTTTACTTTTTTACTTTTGTCTTTGTTTATGCTTCAAATTATCACAAATAATTCTTAATACACCTTTTCTTTTTATAACTTTACACTTTTCACAAATTGGCTTTACACTTGCTCTAACTTTCATAACCAAACACTCCTAAATTTTTTGCAAAAATGCATAATCCTTTTTATTTCTATTAGAAAATCCTTGCGTTTTCAAATAAGCATCAATATGAATCAACGTATCAAGTGCAACTCCTACCATAATAAGCAAAGAAGATCCCCCCATTATTCTAGAAACATCGTGCGGAAATCTAAAAATATTTTGCACTAAAAATGGAATAATTGCAATAATTGACAAAAAAATAGATCCTGAAAACAAAGTTTTATTCATAATTTCATCTAAATATTTTTCCATTTCATCAGACTTTATTCCAGGAATAGTGCCTCCATTCTTACGAATATTATTACTTATATCCTTGGGACTTAACTGAATCTTAGAATAAAAATAAGTAAATCCGATTATCAAAATTACATTCAAAAAAGTATAATAAAACCCATTAGGCCTTAAATAAGATAAAATTTGCCTAGCTATAGAAGAAGTTTCCGCAAACCCACTTAAAATTTGCAAAGGTAAAGTAATCAAAACAGAGGCAAAAATAACCGGTAAAACGCCCGACGGATTCAACTTGATTGGCAAATATGAACTAACCGTACTATTAGAATTTGCCCTAGCATAATGAATAGCAATTCTCATTTGAGCTTTATATTCATATATAATTAAAAGAACAACTAAAATAAATATACTTATAACAAGTATCACAAAAACGGGATTAACATTTTGAGAAGGATCCTGCATGCTTTGGAATAAGTTAAACAAAGCTGCTTGAAGTCTAACTACTATCCCGGAAAAAATTATCAAAGATGTTCCATTACCAACACCTCTTTGATTAATCTGCTCTCCAAACCACAAAAGAATAAACGTCCCCGTGGTAACTGTTAAAATAGCAATAAATATGTATCTATAAAAAGGAATAGTAACAGCGCCCGGAATGCCCTTAGCATAAAGACTTGTCGCATACCCTTGAATTACAGCTGCAACTATTGTTAAATATTTTGTATATTTTTTAGTCTTTTGCCTCCCGCCATCACCCTCTTGCATTTTTTTTAAAGAAGGAAAAGAATAAACAAGAAGCTGAATAATAATAGATGCTGAAATATAGGGCCCTATGCTAAGCATAAATATAGAAAAATTACTAAAAGCCCCACCTGAAAAAAAATCAAAATAATTAGCAATTGAAAAATCTGATTGTGACTTGAAATAACTTTTAAGAGCTACAGAATCTATTCCTGGTATCGGCAAATACGATCCAACTCTAAAAAGAAAAAGAATAAATAAAGTAAACAAGAACTTATTTCTCAAATCCTTAACAGTAAATAAACTTAAAAACAATTCTTTCATTTTTATTCCACTTTAAACTATTAAACTATTAAACTAATTTAATAGTACCACCAATTTCCATTACAAGACTTTCAGCCGATTTAGAAATTTTAGAAACCTCCAAGGAAACTTTTTTTGTAAGCTTGCCATTAGATAAAATCTTAATTTTTTTATTTCTCTTTCTTATAAGTTTATTTTCAAGCAAAGTATCATAGTTAACTACTTGTCCATCATTAAATTTTTTATCTATATCTCCAAGATTAACAATTACATATTTCAATTTATAATCATTATTAGAAAAACCTTTCCTTGGCAATCTTCTATAAAGAGGAGTCTGTCCACCTTCAAATCCAAGTCTTGGCGAAGTATTTCTTGCCTTTTGCCCCTTCTGCCCTCTACCAGAAGTTTTACCAAGCCCTGACCCTGGACCTCTGCCAACAATTTTACGTCGCTTAGCCGCTCCCTTGGGCTTTAATAGACTAAACATTACTTACCTCGCTTAATAAAATCATATTAATAGTCTCGTTAAGCATACCTTTAATAGGTCCATTTAAAAAATGGACCTTTTTATCGCCTATTTTATTTAAACCCAATGCTTTTAAAACTTTAACCTTTTTATTTAATTTTCCAATAAGACTTCGTACAAGAGAAACTTGTACATTAATATTGCTTTTAGAAATAATTTCCCTATTCTTTTCCATTCTTCTAATAAAACATTTATTCTTAGATCTGGACCTTGAGGAATTAAACCTAGCTTTCTTTAGTTGTAATCTTAATTTCCTTTTAATCATATATTAACCCCATAAAGTTTTCAAAGTTTTCCCGCGCATCTCTGCCACTTTCTCAGCATTTAAAACTAAATCAAATGCTTTAAAAGTTGCCTTTACTACATTCATAGAATTATTAGAACCAAGAGATTTACTCAAAATATCGTGCACCCCTAAAGCCTCCATTACAGCGCGAACAGGGCCTCCCGCAATAACACCAGTACCATGAGTAGCTGGCTTGATTAAAATTTTAGCTTTTTTAAAGCAACCAGTAACCTCATGGGGTAATGTTCCCTTCCTAATAGGAACAAATCTTAAATTTTTCCTAGCACTTGTTAAGCTCTTTTTTATTGCATCACTAGCATCATTGGCTTTACCAAAGCCCCAACCAACATGTCCTTCGCCATCTCCAACAACCATAAAAGCAGCAAAAGAGAATCTTCTTCCACCCTTAACAACTTTAGTAACTCTGTTGAGCGATATTAATTTTTCTATCTGCTTTCTCTGAGTCTGAACATCTACCATAGATATACTCCCTTAAATATTAATACCAAACTCCCTTAAAGAAGTTGCAAAACTTGCAATAAGCCCATGATACTTATAACCATTTCTATCAAAAATAAGACTATTTATATTTTTCTCCTTAAGTCTTTTAGCAAGAACTTCTCCAAGTTTTTTTACATCATTAATATTTTTGCTTAAATTAAGACTTTTTTCAATAGTAGAAATGCTTGCAACCGTATGCCCCTTACTATCATCTATAACTTGCGCATAAAAATACCTATTAGATTTAAATATAGTAATTCGCGGCCTAGTAGCTACTCCACGCCCTATTTTATTCTTTATTCTTTTTTTACGCTTAAGTTTTCTCTGTTCTGCTTCTTTTATTTTTTTCATAACTATTAACCTAAAATTTATTTTTTTACACCAGATTTTCCGACTTTTCTTCTAATAACTTCATTATCATACTTAATGCCTTTTCCTTTATATGGCTCTGGTTTTTTCAAACTTCTAATCTCCGCAGCAACCTGACCAACCCTAAACTTATCTATTCCTTCAACAGAAATTTTAGTATTCCCATCAAGCTTTACACTAACACCATCTGGAATAACATACTCAAACTGAGTTGAATAGCCAAGGCTTAAAAAAAGGCTATTTCCTTGTTGCTCTACTCTATACCCTATGCCATTTATAGTAAGAGACTTAGAAAATCCTTCAGTTACCCCTTTTATCATGTTAAAAATTAAACTTCTGTAAAGACCGTGATAAGCTTTTGCTTTTTTATCATTAAAAACTCGATCAACAATAACGCTACCATTTTCAACTTTAATATTAATACTGTCTTTTATATTTTGAACCAATCTTCCCCGAACACCTTCAACTATTATTAAATTGTCTTTAACATCAATCTTAACAGTATCTGGAATTTTTATCGGAAGTCTTCCAATACGTGACATACATCCCCCTATTAAGCTACCAAACTGAGCAAATCAATTCACCACCTATTTTTTTATCTTTAGCCTCTTTGCCGGTAATAACACCTTGAGAAGAAGATATGATTAATATCCCATATCCATTCTTTATTCTTGGCATCTTTTTATATGAAGAATAAATTTTTCTACCGGGAGTAGAAATGGCATCTATTTTACTTATAACAGGATTTCTTTTGTTGTCATACTTTAACAAAACTCTAATAAAAGCAATTCCTTCTTTTTCTAAAAAATTAAAATCCTTGATATAACCCTCTTCTTTAAGAATATTTAATATTGATTTATTCATATTAGACATTTTTAAATCTACAGACCCATGCTTAACTCTACTTGCATTTCTTAATTTAGTTAGCATATCTCCTACTGAATGAGTAATCGCCATAAATTCCCCTTTACCAACTTGATTTTGAAACGCCAGGAATTAATCCTTCAGACGCATACTTTCTAAAACATATTCGACACATACAAAAATCTCTCAAATATCCTCTTGGACGACCACATAACTTACATCTATTATTCTGCCTTGTTTTATACTTAGGCTTTCTTAAAGCCTTAATAATCATTGATTTTTTAGCCATATACCTTATAAATCCCTTTAATTACTAAACGGCATTCCAAATTTCAAAAGCAAAGCTTTGCTTTCTTTATCATTTGAAGCTGTTGTCACAATTGTAATATTCAAACCAGATATTCTCTCTATTTTATCATAGTCTATCTCAGAAAATATTATTTGTTCCGATATTCCAAAAGAATAATTTCCTTTGCCATCAAAAGCATTCCCATTTATTCCCCTAAAATCCTTAACCCTTGGCAATGCCAAATGAATAAGCTTATACAAAAATTCATACATTGCATTGCCTCTAAGTGTAACTTTAGCACCTATTTCTTGCCCTTGTCTAATTTTAAACCCAGCTATTGCTTTTTTTGCTTTTGTTTTTACAACTTTTTGACCGGTAATCTGAGCAAGCTCTAAAACTGCAGAATCTAATAACTTCTTATTCTTAACAGCCTCACCAACACCTATAGAAACTACTATTTTCTCAAGCTTGGGAACTTGCATTATAGATTTATATTCAAATTCTTTAACAAGCTCTTTTATAACACTATCTTTATAATATTTCTTCAATTCAGGAACATAACTCATAAACTCTATATCCTCTGTCCATTTTTTTTAAGATATCTTATTTTTTCATTATTTTCAAATCTAATACCTAATCTTGAAGAAGTTCCTTTGATAAATATCATCACATTTGAAATATCTATAGCAGCCTCCTTATCTATTATTTTACCTTTTTCTTGGGGTGTCCTAGCCTTAATAACTTTTTTAACCATATTACAAGATTCAACAATAACTTTATTTTTTTTTCTGTTTATACTAGCAATTTTACCTATTCTTCCCTTATCTTTTCCAGAAATAATTTTTACACTATCACCTATCTTCAACTTTGTCTTCACAAAACCCCCTTTTGCTATATCACCTCTGAAGCCAATGATACTACTTTCATAAAATTAGCATCCCTAAGTTCTCTTGCAACAGGCCCAAACACCCTTTTACCCCTAGGGCTCAAATTAGCATCAAGTATAACACAAGCATTATCATCAAACCTAACATAAGTCCCGTTCTTACGTCTTACCTCTTTAGAGGTCCTAACAATTACAGCTTTACAAACATCTCCTTTTTTAACAGAAGAATTAGGAATCGCTTGTTTTACTACAATAGTTATTATATCCCCAATTTTGGCATAACGCCTTTTACTACCACCAAGTACTTTAATACATTGAGCCACCTTGCCACCAGTATTATCAGCAATTGTTAAATAGGTTTGCATCTGAATCATAATAAACCTCCTTTAGAAAAATCAAAACTATTTTAATTTTTCTAAAACCTCAACAAGAGACCATCTTTTATCTTTACTAATAGGTCTAACTTCAATAATTTTTACCTTATCGCCAACCTTTGAAACTTCTTTTTCATCATGTGCTTTAACTTTCTTGCTAACCTTTAAATATTTATGATAGATTGGATGCATCTTTCTTTGAACAATCTCTACTACTATGGTCTTAGACATCTTGTCACTAACAACTTTACCAATTAATTCTTTTTTATTTTCTCTTGCCATATTTAAACCTTTCTAATGCCTAATTTATATTCACAAATCATTGTGTTAAGCCTTGCAATATCACGTCTAATCTCTCTTTTTTTCAAAGGATTTTCAACATGACCAACAACGGATTTAAATCTTAAATCTAAATATTCTTTCTTTAATTCTAGCCTTTTAGCTTTCATATCCTCAAGAGTAAAATTCTTAAAATTTTTTAACATAATTACCTCAAATCTCGCCTTACAACAAACATGGTTTTTACTGGAAGCTTAGAACTCGCAAGCGACATAGCCTCTTGAGCAAGCTCTTCCACAACTCCAGCCATTTCAAACATAACAGTGCCAAGTTTAACAGGGGCATTCCAATGATCAACACCCCCTTTACCCTTACCCATTCTAGTTTCAGCTGGTTTTTTAGTATAAGGGATATCAGGAAATATTCTTATCCAAACTCTTCCGCCTCTTTTTATTTTACGAGTCATTGCAATACGAGCAGCCTCAATTTGGCGAGCAGTAATAAAATTTGTTTCCAAAGAAACAAGTCCATACTCCCCAAAAGAAATTTTATTGCCCTTCTGAGCCTCTCCAGATAATCTTCCCCTCTGCTTTTTTCTATATTTAACCTTTTTTGGACTTAACATCTAATTATCCTCCAATATTCTGCTCATTAGAATCAACTCTTTCTTTGGGAAAAGACAAACTGGGTTTATTTAAAAAACCTGCTTCGTCTTTAGACAATCCATCTTTCTTATTTTTTGAAACCCTGGACTGCTTTTCATTAGCTTTCTCTTTGCTATTTAAAATTTTATCAAAATTTTTAACAGCATCGCCTCTTTCCCTAAAAGACTTTTTATTTATTACCTGACCAGCATCAGAATTGGTTTGTCTACCCAAAACCTCACCTTTAAATAACCAAACTTTAACTCCAATAATTCCATAAGTAGTTTGAGCTTCAGAAAACCCATAATCTATATTGGCTCTAAGAGTATGCAACGGAACTCGACCTTCCTTAACTTCAAAGCTTCTTGCAATCTCAGCACCACCAAGTCTCCCAGCAATCTTAATTTTTAGTCCTTGAGCACCTTTTAACATAGAAGTAGAAAGAGCTGATTTTAAAACTTTCCTATAAGACACTCTATTTTCTACTTGCTTTGCAATTCCATTAGCAATAATTTGAGCATCAAGCTCTGGCCTTTTAACCTCTTTAATCTTAATGCTAATCTTTTTAAAAATTTTTTTAGTTAACAGTTGACCAATCTTTTCAAGATTAGCGCCTTTAAGCCCTATCACAGAACCAGGCCTTGGAGTAACAATTACTACTGTTACTTTTTGAGGATTATTTCTAATTATTTCTATATTAGAAATATCAAATTTAATCCCCTTAAGAAACTTCATAATTTCAAGCCTTATTAAAAAGTCTTCATGAAGAATTGTAGAATACAATTTTTTATCAAAATACCATTTTGATTTCCAATCCTTATTAATTTTTACTCTTAAGCTATATGGATGTACTTTTTGGCCCATGCTTTATCCTTTAATATCTTTTTTTTCATCAACTTCAACAAAAATATGGCAATTTCTATTAACAAGCCTATCAGCTCTACCTCTAGCCC
This window contains:
- the rny gene encoding ribonuclease Y, giving the protein MIYIIFSSIFAGFILGFLVRVFLGRLSLLDLEKKLTKIRVESQLEIENERRQIIANTKSQMLKEKNQQDRDIRDRKNEIANLEKRLLQREETLDKRISALDKQQSRVDFKIKEFEQKEKVIREKEVDLVKRLENVSGLTREDARKIVIEKVEHESRRDAQVIINKSEQEAQLLADKVAKDILVSTMQRIVTEVSSEFTVASVELPNDEMKGRIIGKEGRNIRALETLIGADIIIDDTPEAVVISCFDPIRKELAKRTLERLVTDGRIHPARIEEVVYNVTNEINSIIQEEGEKVVFDLNIHGLDKRLIRGLGRLYFRSSYGQNVLSHSKETAIIGEILAKEMKLDPIVVKRACLLHDIGKGMESISDNSEGHAITGAELAQSCGESEIVVNAIAAHHNEVKPESLEAIVVQIADAISASRPGARRESLNNYINRLKRLEDIAYSFEGVQKCYAIQAGREVRIIVDNVLVNDEKSILLARNIAKKIEAEMRYPGKIKVTIIRETRVIEYAR
- the rplQ gene encoding 50S ribosomal protein L17, which produces MKTKLGFNRLSRKSSHRRALLKNMVISFLKYEKISSTKAKLFEVRRFAERVITKAKVDTVHNRRELSKFIHDKYILNKLFTKISPVFRQRSGGYTRIIKLGKRYGDAAEMAILELVEKPLKVE
- a CDS encoding DNA-directed RNA polymerase subunit alpha — protein: MPVEKFLKDFTIPEKIEFLKSQDDGSYGKFTIYPFERGFGVTIGNTLRRVLLSSIEGYAITTMRVQSNNKDSSSKVVSSEFDLIPGVSEDTLEVIANIKNIHLKLREGEQRKIISFSVSGKDTNVLKASHFEMDGVEVFNKDLVIATLSHDANLDFEFQINYGRGYVSSEQNSKYLEEVNVIALDSIFSPIEKVSYTVEDTRVGQRSDYDKLVMEIWTTGVISAKDAIKKAALIVREFLFPLVDFEDSVNTSVDKSKSENSNLLDMGIEKLDLSVRSLNCLAKENVKTLGELISKNADELSKARNFGKKSLEEIIEKLGSYRLFLGMSKEDALSVLSKNVKISE
- the rpsK gene encoding 30S ribosomal protein S11, translated to MSAKLSTNSKKKIKRNIGEGNVYIQATFNNTIVTVSDIKGNALAWASAGGMGFKGAKKSTPYAAQITAESALNKVRDFGINYVHVYIKGPGIGRESAIRAIGSIGMTVKSISDITPIPHNGCRPKKTRRV
- the rpsM gene encoding 30S ribosomal protein S13 translates to MARISGIDLPSSKQLRIALTSIYGIGRTRALEVCNRASISPSKIAKDLDNDEVNRLRKVIESDYVVEGKLRSEVAMSIKRLMDIACYRGVRHRKGLPLRGQRTKTNARTRKGKRKTVANKKIASK
- the rpmJ gene encoding 50S ribosomal protein L36 — its product is MKVRASVKPICEKCKVIKRKGVLRIICDNLKHKQRQK
- the secY gene encoding preprotein translocase subunit SecY, translating into MKELFLSLFTVKDLRNKFLFTLFILFLFRVGSYLPIPGIDSVALKSYFKSQSDFSIANYFDFFSGGAFSNFSIFMLSIGPYISASIIIQLLVYSFPSLKKMQEGDGGRQKTKKYTKYLTIVAAVIQGYATSLYAKGIPGAVTIPFYRYIFIAILTVTTGTFILLWFGEQINQRGVGNGTSLIIFSGIVVRLQAALFNLFQSMQDPSQNVNPVFVILVISIFILVVLLIIYEYKAQMRIAIHYARANSNSTVSSYLPIKLNPSGVLPVIFASVLITLPLQILSGFAETSSIARQILSYLRPNGFYYTFLNVILIIGFTYFYSKIQLSPKDISNNIRKNGGTIPGIKSDEMEKYLDEIMNKTLFSGSIFLSIIAIIPFLVQNIFRFPHDVSRIMGGSSLLIMVGVALDTLIHIDAYLKTQGFSNRNKKDYAFLQKI
- the rplO gene encoding 50S ribosomal protein L15, translating into MFSLLKPKGAAKRRKIVGRGPGSGLGKTSGRGQKGQKARNTSPRLGFEGGQTPLYRRLPRKGFSNNDYKLKYVIVNLGDIDKKFNDGQVVNYDTLLENKLIRKRNKKIKILSNGKLTKKVSLEVSKISKSAESLVMEIGGTIKLV
- the rpmD gene encoding 50S ribosomal protein L30 encodes the protein MIKRKLRLQLKKARFNSSRSRSKNKCFIRRMEKNREIISKSNINVQVSLVRSLIGKLNKKVKVLKALGLNKIGDKKVHFLNGPIKGMLNETINMILLSEVSNV
- the rpsE gene encoding 30S ribosomal protein S5; translation: MVDVQTQRKQIEKLISLNRVTKVVKGGRRFSFAAFMVVGDGEGHVGWGFGKANDASDAIKKSLTSARKNLRFVPIRKGTLPHEVTGCFKKAKILIKPATHGTGVIAGGPVRAVMEALGVHDILSKSLGSNNSMNVVKATFKAFDLVLNAEKVAEMRGKTLKTLWG
- the rplR gene encoding 50S ribosomal protein L18, which codes for MKKIKEAEQRKLKRKKRIKNKIGRGVATRPRITIFKSNRYFYAQVIDDSKGHTVASISTIEKSLNLSKNINDVKKLGEVLAKRLKEKNINSLIFDRNGYKYHGLIASFATSLREFGINI
- the rplF gene encoding 50S ribosomal protein L6, whose product is MSRIGRLPIKIPDTVKIDVKDNLIIVEGVRGRLVQNIKDSINIKVENGSVIVDRVFNDKKAKAYHGLYRSLIFNMIKGVTEGFSKSLTINGIGYRVEQQGNSLFLSLGYSTQFEYVIPDGVSVKLDGNTKISVEGIDKFRVGQVAAEIRSLKKPEPYKGKGIKYDNEVIRRKVGKSGVKK
- the rpsH gene encoding 30S ribosomal protein S8, producing the protein MAITHSVGDMLTKLRNASRVKHGSVDLKMSNMNKSILNILKEEGYIKDFNFLEKEGIAFIRVLLKYDNKRNPVISKIDAISTPGRKIYSSYKKMPRIKNGYGILIISSSQGVITGKEAKDKKIGGELICSVW
- a CDS encoding type Z 30S ribosomal protein S14, encoding MAKKSMIIKALRKPKYKTRQNNRCKLCGRPRGYLRDFCMCRICFRKYASEGLIPGVSKSSW
- the rplE gene encoding 50S ribosomal protein L5, which codes for MSYVPELKKYYKDSVIKELVKEFEYKSIMQVPKLEKIVVSIGVGEAVKNKKLLDSAVLELAQITGQKVVKTKAKKAIAGFKIRQGQEIGAKVTLRGNAMYEFLYKLIHLALPRVKDFRGINGNAFDGKGNYSFGISEQIIFSEIDYDKIERISGLNITIVTTASNDKESKALLLKFGMPFSN
- the rplX gene encoding 50S ribosomal protein L24 produces the protein MKTKLKIGDSVKIISGKDKGRIGKIASINRKKNKVIVESCNMVKKVIKARTPQEKGKIIDKEAAIDISNVMIFIKGTSSRLGIRFENNEKIRYLKKNGQRI
- the rplN gene encoding 50S ribosomal protein L14, which translates into the protein MIQMQTYLTIADNTGGKVAQCIKVLGGSKRRYAKIGDIITIVVKQAIPNSSVKKGDVCKAVIVRTSKEVRRKNGTYVRFDDNACVILDANLSPRGKRVFGPVARELRDANFMKVVSLASEVI
- the rpsQ gene encoding 30S ribosomal protein S17, with product MARENKKELIGKVVSDKMSKTIVVEIVQRKMHPIYHKYLKVSKKVKAHDEKEVSKVGDKVKIIEVRPISKDKRWSLVEVLEKLK
- the rpmC gene encoding 50S ribosomal protein L29; the protein is MLKNFKNFTLEDMKAKRLELKKEYLDLRFKSVVGHVENPLKKREIRRDIARLNTMICEYKLGIRKV
- the rplP gene encoding 50S ribosomal protein L16, with the protein product MLSPKKVKYRKKQRGRLSGEAQKGNKISFGEYGLVSLETNFITARQIEAARIAMTRKIKRGGRVWIRIFPDIPYTKKPAETRMGKGKGGVDHWNAPVKLGTVMFEMAGVVEELAQEAMSLASSKLPVKTMFVVRRDLR
- the rpsC gene encoding 30S ribosomal protein S3 yields the protein MGQKVHPYSLRVKINKDWKSKWYFDKKLYSTILHEDFLIRLEIMKFLKGIKFDISNIEIIRNNPQKVTVVIVTPRPGSVIGLKGANLEKIGQLLTKKIFKKISIKIKEVKRPELDAQIIANGIAKQVENRVSYRKVLKSALSTSMLKGAQGLKIKIAGRLGGAEIARSFEVKEGRVPLHTLRANIDYGFSEAQTTYGIIGVKVWLFKGEVLGRQTNSDAGQVINKKSFRERGDAVKNFDKILNSKEKANEKQSRVSKNKKDGLSKDEAGFLNKPSLSFPKERVDSNEQNIGG